One Chlamydiales bacterium genomic window, GAGGGAGTTGGCAGATTGAACATTGATTAAGTGTTTGGAATAGTCCTTCATGTTTCATGGTTTTAACTAAGAATATTGAAGCGATATCGAAAGGGTTGTCTACTGTCGAAATGGCATGCAAACAATAGCAAAATAATTGATACAATTGAGGAGCTGGTTTGCCTAGCATTTGAGATTTTTGAATTCCCCGCACTAAAATTCCCGCTGTTTCTAAACTTTCGAGTCGCTCTCTAAGAGCTAAGTATTGAGATAAAATTTTTCCATCCCAAAATCGATGCAACTCTCCTTTGCCTATTGCATAGACAAATTCTCCTTGATTTAGCACTGTAAACAAAGGTGAATGTCTTTTTTTAGCAACAAATTTCATCAGACCGTTTGGAGAAAAAACTGTCAGAATGCGACCATTTTCTTGAAAATCTAGAACCGATAAAACAATCCCAATACAACTTTTCATACGATGAAGCTTGACCTACATTTTGCTTGTCGTCAACCTCAAAACTTGATAGCATTTTTTTGTTTGCACCGATAGCTCAATCGGATAGAGTACCTGGCTTCGAACCAGGTGGTTAGAGGTTCGAATCCTCTTCGGTGCGTTTTGGAGATCATTTAGAATCTGCAAAAAGCAAGATTTAATCCAAGAGAACATCAAGATTTCGATTTGTTTAGAAAGAAGTTTTAAATGTGAATGAATGATCCGACATAGAAAAATGAGAGGAAATAATGCCATTAAATAAAACAAAAACTGAAATTAAGGAAAAATTTAGTCATCAAGAGTATCCAATTCAGATTATTGGTCGACATGTCGACATTACCGAAGCGATGAAAACCTATGCGGTAAATAAGGTAGAAAAAATAGAGAGATTTGGTGGGCATATAGTCGATATTGTCGTTATAATGGATATTCAAAAACTGATTCATTCTGTCGATTTTCTACTTAATGTTAATAATACTTTGATCAAAGTTACAGGACGCAGCGAAAATATGTATACTTCAATTGATCAAGCAATAGCTCGTCTTGAATCAAAATTGCGTCGCTATATGAAAAAGATTCAACAACACCATGCTAAAGGATTAGCTGAAGTTGATTTAAATGTGAATGTCATTGAGCGTATTCTGCCTATTGATGATATTAATGATCAAATTGAAGAAGAAAATTTACGTCAATATGAAGAAAAATTACATCCTCATAAAGTTGTAAAAAGAGAAAAAAGACGACTTAAAATTCTTAATCAAGAAGAAGCGATCATGAAAATGGAGTTATCGGAAGAACATTTTTTAATCTATCGCAGTGAAGAAGATCAGAAATTAAAGGTGATCTATAGACGTGAAGATGAAAATTATGGAATTATTGCAGTCGAATGAATCTCTTTTTGATCCTATTCGCAAGAAATGGGTCATATCTGAACCAGAAGAGAGAATTCGTCAGGATTTAATTCAAAAAATGTTAAAAGAACTAGGATACCCCTCTTCTCTAATAGCAGTAGAGAAAGAACTTTTTTTGCTTCCTCACTTGTTGTTTGAATCAAAAGAACGTATTCCAAAACGGCGTGCAGATATAATTGTCTTTGGAAAAGGCATTCATCCTCATTATGCACTTTTCCCTCTTCTTATGATTGAATGTAAAGCTCTTCCTCTTACATCTGCTTTTGCTAGCCAAGTTATTGGATATAATACTGTAGTGCAAGCTCCTTATCTTGCACTTGCAAATAAAGAACAGATTTTAACAGGCACATTGGACGATACTCTAGGTGAATATCATTTTGAATCGGGGTTACCCACTTATGAATTTTTAATGGCAGGGATAAAGATAGTTGGGTCATAAAGAGTCATGTGAAACTTCATAAGAGGACCGATTCTATCTTTACCTAATCTAATGAAAAATGGGTGGGTTCTATTATTTCACTATAGTCCATGACTACAATTCGCTCTACGAGGTTGGCTAATTCTCGGATATTTCCAGGCCAAGGGTATGCAAGAAGTTTTTTTTCTGCAGACTTTGAGAGAGTTTTTGTTGTTTGTTGATTTTTTAAACAATACTTTTTTAAGAAATAGTGGATAAGAGGAATAATATCTTCTTTTCTTTCACGTAGTGGAGGGAGATAGATAGGCACTACATTCAATCGATAATAGAGATCTTCACGAAAAATCTTTGCCTCAATTGCCTGCTTCAAGTCTCTATTTGATGTGGAAATTAAACGGAAATCGACTGGTATAGGTCGATTGCCACCTACTCTTTCAAACTCTTGTTCTTGAATGACACGCAAGAGTTTTGGTTGAAGATTAAGAGGAATTTCAGTGACTTCATCGAGAAGAAGGGTCCCTCGGTTAGCAAGCTCAAAACGTCCTAACCGTTTTGAGGTAGCTCCAGTAAAAGCTCCTTTTTCATGTCCAAAAAATTCTGACTCAATCAGTGTATCAGGGACTGCAGCGCAATTCACACGAATATAGGGATTTTTTGCTCTAAGAGAATGGGCATGAATCGCTCCAGCAATCACTTCTTTCCCAGTCCCAGATTCTCCGTGAATTAGCACACTCGCTTGGCTTTTAGCGATACGCTTTGTTTCTATAAGAATTTTTTTTAAGCTCGGACTTTGAGCGATAATCTGGACTCTATTGGCAACTTCTTCTCGTAGATAGATATTCTCATTGATAAGAGCATTATGCTCAGCTGCTTTATTGATCAATGCTTCAAGAGTATCTGGAGTAAAAGGTTTGAGTAAATAGTTAAATGCTCCAAGTCGCATGGCTTCGACAGCATTTTCAATCGTTCCAAAAGCTGTCATTACCAAGACAAGAGTTTGAGGTGACCACTCTCGAATTTTTTTTAGCACTTCGATTCCAGATATGCCTGGCATTTTCATATCCGTAATAACAAGATCATAGGTATTTTTTTTCAGCAGAAGCAGTCCTTCTTTCCCATTTTCGACAGCATCAACGCTAAGCCCTTTTTTTTGGAGTGCTTCTTCCAAAAATCTTCGCATCAACTTTTCATCATCTAAGACTAATACAGTTTGAATTCCCATAAATTTATTAAGTATTTTAGGTTTTTCACTTGTAAATTTTTATTGAATCAAAACCATTCTCATGATTGCTTTGTAATTTTTTTATCAATTATTGGTAAGTGAGTAATTGCAAAACATGTTCCTTTTCCTATTTTTGATTCAACAGTCATGACCCCTCCATGTGCCTGTATGACTTTATAAGCTTCTGAAAGACCTAATCCAGTCCCTGTGGCCTTTGTTGTAAAAAATGGAGTGAATATCTTTTGTAAATTTTTTTCATGGATTCCCTCTCCTTGATCTTTAATTAAAATAGTTCCTTCTTTCGTTAAGATCATTTCAACATAAGGAGAGTGAGCTTCACAGCCATTTCGAATAAGATTGATTAATACAAGTTGGATTCTTCCACGGTCCACTGAAGCCGTGTGATTTTTTTCAATATTCACCTTACATCGATGGCCGCAACTCTTTGCTAGTTTTACTGTGTCATAGAAAAGGGTAGATAGATCAGTTAATTCAAAATGTAGCATAAGAGGGCAAGTATATTCCAATACATTATTCACTAATTTATTAAGAGTTCGGCTACCCTCAAGAATTGCATCAGCCATATCTAGTTGAGATGATTCTTGTAATTCGCGTTTTAAAAGAGCAGCAAATCCTTCAATTCCTCCAAGTGGGTTGCGAATTTCGTGGGCCAGTGTCGCTGCCATCTCACCTAGTTCTTTAAGTCTATCATTTTGTTGTACACTTTTTTCTAGTTGTTTGAGCTGGGTACGGTCATTAAGAAGAACTAATAGACCTTTTTCAGGGATCATTGTAGGAGCCGCTTCAATCTCTAGCCCATTTGAGAAGTTTAGAAAAAGCCGACTGGGGATCTCTGCATTTTCTAAGCTACTCTTAAGAGAAAACCCAAATAAATCATCTGGATAGTGTTCCCAAAAAGAAGTTCCTATCACTTCTTGCTGAAGATAGCCCGTAAGAGTAGCAGCAGCAGGGTTATAAAGTGTAATCACACCTTTTTGATTAATAAATATCAGACCATCTGACATATGATTGACAATTTGTTCTAATGTTTGATGAGAGACATCAAATTTTTCTTTTAACGCATCAAACTGTTGAAGTAGTTGTTCATGTGCTTTCTCAAGTCGTTTTATTTCTCTAGAAAATAAATCCACTTGCAAATGCAGATCAATGACTCCTTCTTGCATCGGGTTTAAGCTCTTGTTTTCTTTTTGTTTGATTATCAGAATCTAATTGAAGAATTGTTCTAATCACTTTCCGAATTTCTTCAAGTTCTTCAGAAATTTCCTGAGAGAGATGAGCCATATTACGTTGAAAAGGGTAGATTTCAGCATCTAACTCATCAACGCAAGAAAGAAGAATTTTTTTTTGTTCTAAAACAGCAATCCAATCATGAAAAGGCAGATCGGTTTCGGTTTCAGTCAAATCGAGAATTGTCTCAAAAAATCCCTTCTTTTTTTTTAGTAAATGGAGCAATTTGTCTTCTTTCATAGCATTATTCTAAGATAAACAGAAAAAATTTATTTACAATAAAAACCCATGACAAATTGAAGAAAGATAGGAAATCTCTAGGAGATTGATAAGAAAAAAAACAAAGAATTTCAAAAATTATTGAGGAAGAATAATTTTTTGACCAACATAAATTTTATCAGAAGAGAGATGGTTCAATTGTTTAAGTATTTTAATATCAGTTTTGTATTTCAGAGCAATTTGTCCCAATGAGTCACCAACTTTAACAATATAAACAGAGGGATTTTCAGCAAATTCTTCCCCTTTTTGAAGTAGAGTCAACATTTCATGCAAAGATTGCCTCAGTCCTTGAACATCTGAAGAAAGTTGCTTATCAATTTGAGTAAGTTTTGTTTGACAGGAAGCAAGAGAA contains:
- the recO gene encoding DNA repair protein RecO is translated as MKSCIGIVLSVLDFQENGRILTVFSPNGLMKFVAKKRHSPLFTVLNQGEFVYAIGKGELHRFWDGKILSQYLALRERLESLETAGILVRGIQKSQMLGKPAPQLYQLFCYCLHAISTVDNPFDIASIFLVKTMKHEGLFQTLNQCSICQLPPSLRYGGERFCAHHGPKGALELTLEEEKWLIKFTEGRSLKQLLIEPTNLLDKITILFNQTFSN
- the raiA gene encoding ribosome-associated translation inhibitor RaiA, which produces MPLNKTKTEIKEKFSHQEYPIQIIGRHVDITEAMKTYAVNKVEKIERFGGHIVDIVVIMDIQKLIHSVDFLLNVNNTLIKVTGRSENMYTSIDQAIARLESKLRRYMKKIQQHHAKGLAEVDLNVNVIERILPIDDINDQIEEENLRQYEEKLHPHKVVKREKRRLKILNQEEAIMKMELSEEHFLIYRSEEDQKLKVIYRREDENYGIIAVE
- a CDS encoding type I restriction enzyme HsdR N-terminal domain-containing protein, whose amino-acid sequence is MELLQSNESLFDPIRKKWVISEPEERIRQDLIQKMLKELGYPSSLIAVEKELFLLPHLLFESKERIPKRRADIIVFGKGIHPHYALFPLLMIECKALPLTSAFASQVIGYNTVVQAPYLALANKEQILTGTLDDTLGEYHFESGLPTYEFLMAGIKIVGS
- a CDS encoding sigma-54 dependent transcriptional regulator, which codes for MGIQTVLVLDDEKLMRRFLEEALQKKGLSVDAVENGKEGLLLLKKNTYDLVITDMKMPGISGIEVLKKIREWSPQTLVLVMTAFGTIENAVEAMRLGAFNYLLKPFTPDTLEALINKAAEHNALINENIYLREEVANRVQIIAQSPSLKKILIETKRIAKSQASVLIHGESGTGKEVIAGAIHAHSLRAKNPYIRVNCAAVPDTLIESEFFGHEKGAFTGATSKRLGRFELANRGTLLLDEVTEIPLNLQPKLLRVIQEQEFERVGGNRPIPVDFRLISTSNRDLKQAIEAKIFREDLYYRLNVVPIYLPPLRERKEDIIPLIHYFLKKYCLKNQQTTKTLSKSAEKKLLAYPWPGNIRELANLVERIVVMDYSEIIEPTHFSLD
- a CDS encoding ATP-binding protein; the protein is MQEGVIDLHLQVDLFSREIKRLEKAHEQLLQQFDALKEKFDVSHQTLEQIVNHMSDGLIFINQKGVITLYNPAAATLTGYLQQEVIGTSFWEHYPDDLFGFSLKSSLENAEIPSRLFLNFSNGLEIEAAPTMIPEKGLLVLLNDRTQLKQLEKSVQQNDRLKELGEMAATLAHEIRNPLGGIEGFAALLKRELQESSQLDMADAILEGSRTLNKLVNNVLEYTCPLMLHFELTDLSTLFYDTVKLAKSCGHRCKVNIEKNHTASVDRGRIQLVLINLIRNGCEAHSPYVEMILTKEGTILIKDQGEGIHEKNLQKIFTPFFTTKATGTGLGLSEAYKVIQAHGGVMTVESKIGKGTCFAITHLPIIDKKITKQS